Genomic window (Candidatus Polarisedimenticolia bacterium):
GGTGCGGATCGCGGAATTGAAGGCTGAGGGGGGGCGGGGGGCCTGCTGGAGCGACCGGAACGTCATCATTTTCGCGAGCGGCTTCGACACGGGCCTGTTCAAAGTCTCCGCCGATGGGGAAAATCCGGAGCCCCTCACGCAGCTGGCGGCCGGCTCGGATGAGCGCTCGCACCGATGGCCGAGCTGCCTCCCGGGCGGAGACGCGGTTCTGTTCATGACCCAGAGGACGGGGCAGGATTACGACGACGCCGACATCGAGGTGGCATCGACGAACGACGGGGCCCGCAAGGTCGTGATCCATGGAGGCTCCTACCCCCAGTACGCGCCGGGCGGCCGGATCCTCTTCCTGCGGGAGAACACGCTGTTCGCCGCGCCGTTCGATACGGCAAAGCTCGAAATCACCGGGCCGGCGCGGCCGGTCCTGGAGGGGGTGCTCGCGAACACCGGCGATCAGGAGACCGGCGACGGGAGCGCGCAGTATTCCCTGTCGGCGTCCGGGACGCTCGTCTACCGCGAATCCCAGGTGTTGGATCGCGCGCAACGCACGGAGTTCACGTGGGTCGACCTGGCGGGGCATGAGACCCCCGCCTTCGGCGTGGAGATGCGGGTTCTCACCTTCGAGCTGTCGCCCGACGGCAGCCGCATGGCGATGGCGGCGCGCAGCCCCAACGGTGTCGCGGTCTGGGTGCGCGACATGCAGCGCGGCTCCATGGCGCCTCTCACCACCGATGGAGACGGCAGCGTCTCGCCGATCTGGTCTCCCGACGGACAGCTCATCGCCCGCTCGTGGAGGCCGCGCGACGGCAAACGCACGGTGCGAGTTTCGGACCCGAGCGGCGCCGTCGCGGAGCGGGAAATTCCTTCCTTGATGACGGCTCTCAGGCCCACCGCATGGGTGCGAGACGGGAAGTTCCTCCTGGTTGAGTACTACGCCGATCATGGGGGGTATGACGTGGGGGTCCTTTCCCTCGAGGAGGGTGGAGAGGTCCGACCCCTGGTGGAATCTCCCGGCTACGACGGGGCGGCGCAGATTTCTCCCAACGGGCGCTATTTCGTCTACTACAGCCGCAGCCCCGGCCATGACCAGGTCTTCGTGACTTCTTTCCCCGGTCCCGGTCCGCGATGGGAAGTGTCGATGGAGGGAGGCGGACAGCCACGCTGGGCGCATGACGGTCGGGCCATCTATTACGTGGAAGTGGGTGAGGACCGTCTGATGGAGGCGGCGGTGAAGGACTCGCGAGGGGCGCTGGCGATCGGGACGCCGCGCCTGGTCTATCACGGCGATCTGAGAAGCGATCCCGCGAAGCCGGTCTACGCCGTGCATCCGGATGGCAAGCGGCTCCTCGTCATCAAGCGCCCGTCGCAGGGTGAGCAGGACCCCACCCACACGGTCATCATCTTCGGCTGGCTGCAGGAGTTGGAAGAGAAGATGCGGCAGTAGCCGGAGCGCTTCCCTCGAGCCCCGGCCGCGCCCAGGTCTCAGTGAAAATCGCTCAGCAGGATGACGTCGCTGGTGACCTTGCCGCGCGACAGGACCAGGCTCTTGCCGTCGGGCGTCCAGTCGTAGGAAAAGATGTTCCCGTCGGTGAAGCGGGTGAGTTGCTTCGGCGGGCTGCCGTCAAGCGGCTTGAGCCAGATGTTGTCGACTCCCGCCCGGGGGATGTTGATGGTCACGGCGTTCCCACCGGGCGCGAACCGGATCTGGCCCCCTTCGAGATAGGGCAGCGCCGCCAGCCGGTCCCCCCCCTGCGCGGGAACCACGGCGATCTTGCGCCGCAGCAGCCCGTCCTCAGCAAGGAACGCGGCGAAAGCCACGCGCTTCCCGTCGGGCGATATGTCGGCCTCCGCGAGCACCTCGTCGCCGATCTTTTCCGGTTTTCCTCCCGCGGTGGGAATCCTGAACAGCCCCTTCTCGGCGGAGCTCATGTAGACCAGCCAACTGCCGTCCGGTGAAATCGCCAGAGGCCGCTCTCCCTTGCCCTCCGTCACCTGTCTCCGGTTCCCGCCATCGGCATCCATCCTCCAGACGCTCGGCGGTTTTGTCTCCGGCACCACCTGGAAAGCGATCACTTTGCCGTCGCGCGAGGTGATCGGAAAGAGGTCGACCGTTGCATCGGGCGAGATTTGCGTGCGCCGGGAATCCGCTCCCAGCACTCCCAGGAGGACCGCGGCGTCCTTGAGGTAGGTGAAAAGGATCCGGTCGTTGCCCAGCGCCGCGACGGCGCCGATGGCATCCTCGGTGCCCGCCCCGTGAGTGAGCTGTTTCACCTCCGCCGCCGGGTCGAGGGGCGCGACGTAGATGTCCGACTGTCCGCCGCGCTGCACCGTGAGGGCGGAGCGCGAATCGGCGGTGGTGCTTACGTCGAAATAGCGGTTCAGATCCTGAGTGACGCGGCGCGGGTTTCCCCGGGGATAGGGGAGGAACCAGACCTGCGGCGTTCCACGCGCGGAGTTCTCCATGCCGGAAAGAAGAACGCCGCTGCCGTCGCGCACCCAGGTGAGGGCGGAAATGAAGCCCCACTGCCTGTCTCCCAGGGGCTCCGTTTTCCCCGTGTCGGGATTGACGAGGACCGGTACCTGCTGGACTCCTCCCGTTACGGCTCCGTCCACCAGGGCGATCCACTTCCCGTCGGCCGACCACGAAGGGGCGATTTGGGTGGGGAAGCCGTCGGGAGACTTGCGCGAGGCCACGCGCCGCTCGCCGGTGCCGTCGGAGTTGGCGACGAGCAGGACGTTCTCCCGGGTCTGGGGATAGCCGCGGATGAAGGCGAGGCGGCGGCCGTCGGGGGAGAAGCTGACCCCCGAGTCGATGTCGAACAGGAGCTTGCGGGCCATCCCTCCCAGCGCCGGAACCTGGTAGAGAATCGAATACCCGGGGCCCGAGGTCTCCTGGTTCACGTAGTAGATGAAGTTGCCGTCCGGGGAGAAGGTGATCCCGGGAAACGGCGTGGGCAGGGGCTTCACCACTTCCACGTCGCTGCCGGTGGCCACCTGCCGTATCCAGACGCCGAAGCCGGCCTGATCGTAGTGCACGCTGGCCACATATTTTCCGTCGGGGGAGATGGTTGCATTGCGCAGCGCGTCAGAGCCGAAGAGGCGGGTCATCTGCATGGTGTCGGCGTGACTGGCGGTGCGAACTCCTCCGCGACCTTGCATCCAGCTGTAGATGCCAAAGCCTACACCGGCCGCCCCGATCACCAGCGCGGCGATCAGGGCCAGGCGCGCGGTGGGAGTCTTGCGGGCGGCGGCATCCAGCGCGGGTGACGAGACGGAAGAGCCGGAGGCGTGCGTGGCCGAGGCGCGCGACAGCGTATCGTACTCGTCAGCGATTTCGCTCAGCTCGATCGCCAGGTCCTTCATCGACTGCAGCCGCTGGTCGGGCGACTTCGCCATGCATCGGCGGATCAGGCGGCGCAGCTCGGAGGGAACCTCGGGGTTCTTCTGCTCGATCGGCGCCGGCGTGTCGCGCAGGATCTTGTGCATCACCTCGACGTCGGAATCGGCCAGGAACGGCTTCGACCGCGTGGCAGCCTCGTAGAGAATGGCGCCGAACGAGAAGATGTCGGAGCGGTGGTCCACGGGACGGGCCTGCACCTGCTCCGGAGACATGTAGGCGACCGTCCCCATCACCGCCCCGTCGCGCGTCTGCTCGCGCGTCGCGGTCAGCGCGTTGTTCGGATCGCCCCCGGTCTCGCGCCGCTCCGTGAGCTTCGCCAGACCGAAATCGAGGACTTTGGCGTAGCCGTCGCGCGAGATCATGATGTTCTCGGGCTTGAGGTCGCGGTGCACGATGCCGGCGGCGTGCGCCTTGGCCAAGCCGTCGGCGGATTGCGCCAGATAGCGCAGCAGCGCCTTGAGGTCGGTCTTCTCCTGGTGGATCTTCTGCTTCAGCGTCTCGCCGCTGATCAGCTCCATGGCGATGAAGTGGATCCCCGGCCCCGGGGCCGCCATGGCGTCGCCCGCGTCGCTTCCCCGCACCTCGGATTTGCCGATCTCGTAGATGGTGACGATGTGCGGATGGCTGAGGGAGGAGGCCGACTTGGCCTCCTGGATGAAGCGCCGGACCCGCTCCTCGCTCTTCATCAGCTCTGGAGGAAGGATCTTGAGGGCCACCGCCCGCTCGAGGGAGGTGTCCTGGGCGACGTAGACCTCGCCCATGCCGCCGGCGCCGAGCGGTGAGATCACGCGATAGTGGGAAAGCGAGCTTCCGGGCTGCAGGGAGTGGTTCATGGCCGTGTCACTCTACGCTGTGGCCGGAAGTCGCACAACCGACCTCCGGTCCCTCACCGCTCCCCCATGAAAGGTACGGAGGCGGCTGGGGGAAAGTTTCCCGCGCCCACTCCGACGGTACGCGTGGTCAAAAGGACGAAAAAACGCCGCGCCGGCAGCTTGACTGCCGGCGCGGCGGGGAGGGTTCGATCGGGAAAGTAATGACCCGGGATCAGTGGCCGCGGATCTTGGCGATGTCGGCGAGAATCTGATCGATCTTCACGATCTCCTCGCTGGCGATCGTCTTTCCTTTCAGCTCCTTCAGATCATGCTCGATCGAATCGAGCTCGGCCAGGGCCGCCTGCGCGTCGGAGCTGGTGTCCAATCCGGTGGCGCCCGCCGCCTTCTCCGCCTGATTGAGGTGATGGGTCGCCGCCACGAAGCGGTCGTGGAGCTGGCCCAGCTGGCGCGCTTCCGCCGACAGCGGTGTCGTCGGAATCAGGGTGATCTCGCCCGTGGACACGTAGTTGAAGGCGATCAGCGCCACGGCGGCAAAAACGATTCCGGCTGCGATCTTCTTGGTCATGGGGTCTCCCGTCGAGGAGATGGACTTCACTCCTCCCGGGAAACCTAGATTCCCGACTCCCGAGCGATCAAGCAGATCACCAAAACGTAGTCCGGCGGCCCTACATCTTAATAGGCCCGCAGGCCTGCTCCGGCGTCACTTTGTGGGCACGAGGGGACGTGGGACGATGGACGGAGGCGCCGACAGAGTGTGCGGATCCTTGGCGATCTTGCCCATGAGGTCCTTGATGGCGTAGTCGAGCTGCGCGTCCTTGTCGTGAATCAATCCGTCCGGCCCCAGGTCCAGCACCACGTCGGGATCCACGCCGTGACCTTCGATCTGCCAGACGCGCCCGGCGGGGTCCCAGCCCCCGAACTCCGGCTGGGTGGTGACGCCGCCGTCGCGGAACACCTTGTCGCCGCGGATGCCGATCCAACCGCCCCAGGTGCGCGTGCCGATGACCGGCCCCAGGTTGAAGTCCTTGAACTCCTGGGCCAGCGTCTCGCAATCACTGCCGCCCTGGCGGTTGATCAGGACGGCCATGTAGCGGTTCGAGGCGCGATCCGGATAGGTGCCGATGTTGCCGTAGCGCGTCCCGCCGATCGAGAAGAGCTTGCGGTCGAGATGGGCGACGATCATCGGTGCCACGAAGCCTCCGTGGTTCCAGCGGTCGTCGATGATGAAGCCCTGCTTCTTCCACTGCGGCGGGAAGTCGCGGGAGAACTGCTGCAATCCGTTGCCTCCCATGTCGTACAGGTGCAGGTAGCCGATCTTGCCGCCGCTGGCCTTGTCGACGTATTCGCGCTTCTCCCGCACCCAGGTGGCGTAGCGGATGGGCGTGTCGTTGCCCACCGGCTTCACGACGATGCGCCGCGCCCCTTCCAGGGAGGGCTTGTCGTTGATCGACAGCTCCACTTCCCGGCCGGCGCGCCCCGCGAAGCGCCGCAGGTAGTCCTCGCCCTTGGTCAGCGCCTTG
Coding sequences:
- a CDS encoding protein kinase, whose product is MNHSLQPGSSLSHYRVISPLGAGGMGEVYVAQDTSLERAVALKILPPELMKSEERVRRFIQEAKSASSLSHPHIVTIYEIGKSEVRGSDAGDAMAAPGPGIHFIAMELISGETLKQKIHQEKTDLKALLRYLAQSADGLAKAHAAGIVHRDLKPENIMISRDGYAKVLDFGLAKLTERRETGGDPNNALTATREQTRDGAVMGTVAYMSPEQVQARPVDHRSDIFSFGAILYEAATRSKPFLADSDVEVMHKILRDTPAPIEQKNPEVPSELRRLIRRCMAKSPDQRLQSMKDLAIELSEIADEYDTLSRASATHASGSSVSSPALDAAARKTPTARLALIAALVIGAAGVGFGIYSWMQGRGGVRTASHADTMQMTRLFGSDALRNATISPDGKYVASVHYDQAGFGVWIRQVATGSDVEVVKPLPTPFPGITFSPDGNFIYYVNQETSGPGYSILYQVPALGGMARKLLFDIDSGVSFSPDGRRLAFIRGYPQTRENVLLVANSDGTGERRVASRKSPDGFPTQIAPSWSADGKWIALVDGAVTGGVQQVPVLVNPDTGKTEPLGDRQWGFISALTWVRDGSGVLLSGMENSARGTPQVWFLPYPRGNPRRVTQDLNRYFDVSTTADSRSALTVQRGGQSDIYVAPLDPAAEVKQLTHGAGTEDAIGAVAALGNDRILFTYLKDAAVLLGVLGADSRRTQISPDATVDLFPITSRDGKVIAFQVVPETKPPSVWRMDADGGNRRQVTEGKGERPLAISPDGSWLVYMSSAEKGLFRIPTAGGKPEKIGDEVLAEADISPDGKRVAFAAFLAEDGLLRRKIAVVPAQGGDRLAALPYLEGGQIRFAPGGNAVTINIPRAGVDNIWLKPLDGSPPKQLTRFTDGNIFSYDWTPDGKSLVLSRGKVTSDVILLSDFH